A window of the Roseburia sp. 831b genome harbors these coding sequences:
- a CDS encoding HPr family phosphocarrier protein: MNEKKIRLSDTEEVKDFVRAAGKCDFDIDVFYNRVVIDAKSILGMIGLGTQKDLIIKYYGENANFESVTNKYAIA; the protein is encoded by the coding sequence ATGAACGAAAAGAAAATCAGATTATCTGACACAGAAGAGGTAAAGGATTTTGTGAGAGCTGCCGGAAAATGTGATTTTGATATTGATGTGTTTTATAATAGAGTAGTAATCGATGCAAAATCAATTTTAGGCATGATTGGACTTGGTACACAAAAAGATCTTATTATTAAGTATTACGGTGAAAATGCAAATTTTGAGTCAGTGACAAATAAATATGCAATTGCGTAA